The Streptomyces sp. NBC_01244 genome contains a region encoding:
- a CDS encoding TetR/AcrR family transcriptional regulator — protein MSSEDKTLSAEPRSRQRLEPDARRAQILAVARRLFGEQSYDAVSTTDIAREADVARGLINHYFESKRGLYLAVVRQLVTAPSPVADNLPNSTVERRVTVLIDRWLDVVEHNAPMWLTAIGSEAVGRDSEIGQILFEGDEIATDWVLQAARLTEVEEGREELRAMVRSFGSMVRAASREWLVRGALSRSDLHVLLTDTLLHLLHVTYPALRASHEGR, from the coding sequence ATGAGCAGTGAGGACAAGACATTGAGCGCTGAGCCGCGGTCGAGACAGAGACTCGAGCCGGACGCGCGCAGGGCGCAGATCTTGGCGGTGGCCCGCCGGCTCTTCGGGGAGCAGTCCTACGACGCGGTCTCCACCACGGACATCGCACGGGAGGCCGACGTCGCGCGTGGGCTGATCAATCACTACTTCGAAAGCAAGCGGGGGCTGTACCTGGCCGTCGTCCGCCAGCTGGTGACCGCACCGTCCCCCGTTGCCGACAATCTGCCCAACTCCACGGTCGAACGTCGCGTCACGGTGCTCATCGACCGCTGGCTCGACGTGGTCGAACACAATGCTCCGATGTGGCTCACGGCCATCGGCAGTGAGGCCGTCGGACGTGACTCCGAGATCGGCCAGATCCTCTTCGAGGGCGATGAGATCGCCACGGACTGGGTGCTGCAGGCAGCCCGGCTCACCGAGGTGGAAGAGGGGCGAGAGGAGCTCAGGGCGATGGTGCGGTCCTTCGGCAGCATGGTCCGGGCGGCCTCCAGGGAGTGGCTCGTGCGAGGCGCACTGAGCCGTAGCGATCTGCACGTACTGCTGACCGACACCCTTTTGCACCTCCTTCACGTCACCTACCCGGCCTTGCGCGCCTCCCACGAAGGGCGCTGA
- a CDS encoding enoyl-CoA hydratase-related protein gives MEYTQIGYEVRERIATVTLNRPEARNGYTIRMADEAAHALGVASADDDVRVIVLTGAGDDFCVGADLSGGGLGVTATGDPSAASTWTEPATRVTRLLYRCEKPVIAAIRGAAVGVGSTMILPADYRIVAADSRFGFVFSRRGIYPEGGSTWFLPRLVGMGRALDWMISGRLIPADEALAAGLVTAVHPSADVLDRAYELARDLIAKTAPVSTAVIRQALYRMSALDSPEPAFALDSRLIASCAHSADAVEGVVSFLERRPPAFRGHVTKDQPEFLPWHSDTRTESTEEA, from the coding sequence ATGGAGTACACCCAGATCGGCTACGAGGTGCGCGAGCGCATCGCGACGGTGACGCTCAACCGACCCGAGGCGCGCAACGGCTACACGATCCGAATGGCCGACGAGGCCGCCCACGCGCTGGGGGTCGCGAGCGCCGACGACGACGTACGCGTCATCGTCCTCACCGGCGCCGGCGACGACTTCTGCGTCGGCGCGGACCTGAGCGGTGGTGGTCTCGGCGTCACGGCGACCGGCGACCCTTCGGCCGCATCGACGTGGACCGAGCCTGCCACCCGTGTCACCCGGCTGCTCTATCGCTGCGAGAAGCCGGTCATCGCCGCGATACGCGGTGCGGCGGTCGGAGTCGGCTCGACGATGATCTTGCCCGCCGACTACCGGATCGTCGCAGCGGACAGCAGGTTCGGCTTTGTCTTCTCACGCCGCGGCATCTATCCCGAAGGCGGATCCACCTGGTTCCTGCCCCGGCTCGTCGGTATGGGCCGCGCGTTGGACTGGATGATCAGCGGTCGCCTCATCCCTGCCGACGAAGCCCTCGCCGCAGGGCTCGTGACCGCGGTGCACCCGTCTGCGGACGTACTCGACAGGGCCTACGAACTGGCCCGCGACCTCATCGCGAAGACCGCGCCGGTGTCAACGGCGGTCATCAGGCAGGCCCTCTACCGGATGAGCGCCCTCGACTCGCCCGAGCCCGCCTTCGCGCTGGACTCTCGGCTGATCGCCAGTTGCGCGCACAGCGCCGACGCGGTGGAGGGTGTCGTGTCCTTCCTGGAGCGCCGCCCGCCCGCGTTCAGGGGCCACGTCACGAAAGACCAGCCGGAGTTCCTGCCCTGGCACTCCGACACCCGTACCGAATCCACGGAGGAAGCATGA
- a CDS encoding acyl-CoA dehydrogenase family protein — protein MTAVRPRWSDDELEAARDLARRYFEKEVAPNEEKHAAQGHPDKLLYGRAGQLGLLGMTIPEEYGGGGGSFAHLAMLIQEQLRSGGGSMGFAVSEGIVAHYLLAYATEEQKQRWLPKLCSGEWVGSIAMTEPGTGSDLQAIATRAERVGDEYVVTGAKTFISNGHLCDLLIVAAKTDPSQGAAGISLLVAEVDDSTPGFTRGQLIKKIGQKGQDTTELFFDELRIPATQVLGGQEGLGFYQLMEQLPQERLITAVIAQALTENAVAVTIDYTKERQAFGRSLFSLQNTRFELAECATIARVNGVFLDDCIERHLRGELDATTASMAKYWITDRTGEVVDRCQQLFGGYGYCLEYPIARMYTDNRVLRILAGANEVMKELIARSL, from the coding sequence ATGACGGCCGTACGTCCGCGTTGGAGCGACGACGAACTCGAAGCGGCGCGGGACCTGGCGCGCAGATACTTCGAGAAGGAGGTCGCACCCAACGAGGAGAAGCACGCGGCTCAGGGACACCCGGACAAGCTGCTGTACGGTCGGGCCGGGCAGCTCGGCCTCCTCGGTATGACCATCCCCGAGGAGTACGGAGGGGGTGGCGGCTCCTTCGCGCACCTGGCCATGCTGATCCAGGAACAGCTGCGCAGCGGCGGCGGAAGCATGGGCTTCGCCGTGAGCGAGGGCATTGTTGCGCACTATCTGCTCGCGTACGCGACTGAGGAACAGAAGCAGCGCTGGCTGCCGAAGCTGTGCAGCGGTGAGTGGGTCGGGTCCATCGCCATGACCGAACCCGGTACCGGATCCGACCTGCAGGCGATCGCCACCCGCGCGGAACGGGTGGGCGACGAGTACGTCGTCACCGGCGCCAAAACCTTCATCTCCAACGGACACCTGTGTGACCTGCTGATCGTCGCCGCCAAGACCGACCCCTCGCAAGGCGCCGCCGGCATCTCCCTGCTCGTCGCCGAAGTGGACGACAGCACCCCCGGCTTCACCCGCGGACAGCTCATCAAGAAGATCGGCCAGAAGGGCCAGGACACCACCGAGCTGTTCTTCGATGAACTGCGCATTCCCGCGACCCAGGTACTCGGCGGCCAAGAAGGCCTGGGTTTCTACCAGCTGATGGAGCAGCTGCCGCAGGAGCGTCTGATCACCGCGGTCATCGCGCAGGCGCTCACGGAGAACGCGGTGGCCGTCACGATCGACTACACCAAGGAACGCCAGGCCTTCGGGCGCTCTCTCTTCAGCCTGCAGAACACCCGCTTCGAGCTCGCCGAATGCGCCACCATCGCCCGCGTGAACGGTGTCTTCCTCGACGACTGCATCGAGCGGCACCTGCGCGGCGAACTCGACGCCACCACCGCCTCCATGGCCAAATACTGGATCACCGACCGCACCGGTGAGGTCGTGGACCGCTGCCAGCAGCTCTTCGGCGGCTACGGCTACTGCCTCGAGTACCCCATCGCCCGCATGTACACGGACAACCGGGTCCTGCGCATCCTGGCCGGTGCCAATGAGGTCATGAAGGAGCTCATAGCCAGGTCGCTGTGA